A stretch of DNA from Lotus japonicus ecotype B-129 chromosome 4, LjGifu_v1.2:
tttttaaaatcaatctacaaaaattgaaattaaacaaaTCTATGGTAATTGGGGAATGATGTGTACACAGTTTCACAGGATAATATATCATAATGAAAATAGATTATACAATTTAGAATCCAATTCTTCCAAACTTATCTTGTGTAAGATAATTTTGTATCATACATTGtgaatattgttattaatattattacttTAACTATTTGCAAGTTTGAGCTAGAAAACAACACTTTTACCATGTCATTGGTGGAATTTTATATTGTTTATTGGCAATCTTCCAAGACCGTCACTATCTTTACCAGCTCTAATAGTGAAAAATGTATCAAGTCCTTGTTCCGCAGCCAAGTTGGCTTGCAGTTCTCAAAGTCACACCATATTTGACTGGTATCACATGTCACAAGAAagccaaaacaaagaaaagtagCAAAAGCAACTGCAATATTGGACTAGAAAAGTAGTACCAAGGACATCATTTCAAAAGAATTATTATAttacaaaattattttatattgaaTTCAACATAATTTTTCAACCTTCAAACATAAATTTTTTGAAacttgtaataaaaaaatataaaagcatAAGAAATAATTCAGTCATAAGAAGTTGCATTAATATTTTCCAAGCCTCGTGCATGCATTTGACGAATTTTATAGCCTATTCATTTTACATCCATCTACCTCCTTCCAACAACATTAATCTTTCTCTATTTATCTTTTAATTGTTTCATTCTTTCTCTAAGGTAATCTGGGGTGGGAAAATTTTCTATTTGTTGTAACACTTTCTTTATAATCATCTAAAATGCAACTACGTTCGTAAGGACTCAAATTAAAAACATCTATTTAAATTAGAATATCTGTGTCAATTGATCTATACATTTAATGTTCTTTAaagttatataattttttttatataaaaatgttAGTCTATGTGAGCAGACAGTGAAATAAATTGAGCGTTATTTTTAGtcattttttatttctctttaaatattactcatttatctctcttatctTTATACTTCATTTAGCATGTAGTAGTATATTGAAGTTGATATAAATTTTTACCAAGTAAATTTAGGCATCCACCGCTCCACCTTTTGTTTTCGGTGTTTCATCAAACTGAAATCTTGAAGCAATACTGATCCAGTATCTCAAGACTGACGTATCTGTTGTTGGCCCACAACGAAAGAGAAATTCAAAAAATTAGAATTTTCCAAGTTATGAGTTCAACTTCAAGTAGCTCCTTTGACATTTGCTTAGAGCATTCAAcactactaatttttttttaatgtttactcAATAAAGTGGACTATAGCCATTAGCCACCAGCCACCAGGTACACTATCCCGCAATATTGGCTTATAAAAGGGAAGCCACATAGGCCATAATTCTCAGGCCACAACAATTCCTGGTTTAATAGCCTCAAACAAAGTCACTTATTGAGTTGATCTCATCTCTTATCAATTCAAAGATCAAGCAAACACCATGTTGGTGGAAATTGCATTAGCTTTATTGGCACTAGCCTTGTTCTTACAATTTCGTCCTACACCAACTGCAAAATCCAAAGCCCTTCGCCACCTTCCAAACCCTCCAAGTCCCAAGCCTCGTCTTCCATTCGTAGGACACCTTCACCTTTTGGACCAACCTCTCCTCCACAACTCCCTCATCAAACTTGGTGAGAAATATGGGCCTTTATACACTCTCTATTTTGGTTCTATGCCCACCGTCGTTGCCTCCACCCCTGAACTTTTCAAACTCTTCCTCCAGACACACGAGGCTACTTCCTTCAGCACAAGGTTCCAAACCTCCGCCATCCGCCGCCTCACCTACGACAACTCAGTCGCCATGGTACCTTTTGCTCCTTACTGGAAGTTCATCAGGAAGGTCATCATGAACGACCTCCTCAACGCCACCACAGTCAACAAGTTGAGGCCTCTGAGGAGCCAAGAAATTCGTAAGGTTCTGAAGGCGATGGCTCAAAGTGCAGAATCTCAAAAACCCCTTAATGTCACCGAGGAGCTTCTCAAGTGGACAAACAGCACCATCTCTCGGATGATGTTGGGGGAGGCTGAACATGTCAAAGATATTGTTCGTGAGGTGCTTAAGATCTTCGGGGAATATAGTCTCACTGACTTCATTTGGCCTTTGAAGAAGCTCAGGGTTGGACAATATGAGAAGAGAATAGATGAGATATTCAACAAGTTCGACCCTGTCATTGAGAAGGTCATCAAGAAACGCCAAGAGATAATAaagaggagaaaagagagaaacggAGAACTTGAGGAGGGTGAGCAAAGTGTAGTTTTCCTTGATACTTTGCTTGAATATGCTGCGGACGAGAACATGGAGATCAAAATCACTAAGGAACAAATCAAGGGCCTTGTAGTGGTGAGTTAATTTCTTGCTTTGTTTGATTTTATTGATTGGCTTTAATTATTATTCGATCAATCTCTAGTTCTCTCTAAATTAAATACACACACCAAACCTTAATTTGCATAGTTTTCcatcaatattattattaatactCAATTAAGGAGGTGCTATTTTGTACTAAGAAAAGCTTCAGATGAAAATACCCTTTGTGACACCTTAACTGTGACATGTGCAAGTATTCGATTAAAGTATATATGCTTTTTATGTTTATGTGCAAATTAAGTGAACCAATTTTAGTGAAACTGATCCCAATTGATTTTCATGTGCAGGATTTCTTTTCAGCAGGGACAGATTCAACAGCCGTGGCAACAGACTGGGCTTTGGCAGAGCTAATCAACAACCCGAGGGTGCTGAAGAAAGCAAGAGAGGAAGTTGACAGTGTTGTGGGAAAGGATAGGCTTGTTGACGAATCAGATATTCAGAATCTTCCATACATCAGAGCCATTGTGAAGGAGACATTCCGCATGCACCCTCCACTCCCTGTTGTCAAGAGAAAGTGTGTACAAGAGTGTGAGCTCAACGGATACGTGATCCCAGAGGGAGCACTAGTACTCTTCAATGTGTGGGCCGTGCAAAGAGACCCAAAATACTGGAAGACTCCATTGGAATTCCGTCCAGAGAGGTTTTTGGAAGAAGCAGACATTGATCTCAAGGGTCAGCATTTCGAGCTTCTCCCATTTGGGTCTGGAAGGAGGATGTGTCCTGGAGTGAATTTGGCCACAGCAGGAATGGCTACACTGCTTTCATCTGTTATCCAATGCTTTGAACTGCAAGTTGTGGGTCCGAAAGGCCAAATATTGAAGGGAAGTGATGCCAAAGCTAACATGGAGGAAAGAGCTGGTCTCACTGTTCCAAGGGCAAATAGTCTCATGTGTGTTCCTCTTGCAAGATCCAAGGTTGCAGCTGAACTCCTTTCTTCTTAAGATacaacacaaacaaacaaaatcaGCATGTTGCTTTGTGGGTGATGGTTTTATATAGCAATAATGATCTTCAATAAGGTTTCATTGATAGGCAATGAATCAAATTAAGTACCAACACATGGGTTCCATCGTGTGCACATGAATCATCCCAATTCAGTTAGTCTCTCCATGACCCTATATGTGATGTAATTttgatcttttttttcttcttccatttttgTCAAAAAGAAGTGTTGTGTAACAgtttaaatatattattttctaaagCCGTATATCCATTTACATTactctatctcttatctcaaCAAATTTGTCCTTACACTCTAGTACAGATCCCTCTAGTACATCAAGATAAAACAAATTTGCCGTCAGCGTCAAGTATACTTTTTGGAAACCAAaactaatattattaaattaaacgAAAGAGGAAATTAGTAAATATAAGAACACCTGTTAGATGGGGATGACGACGTCCCCCAAACTTTATTTGTTGTCTTATTACGTGTTTGAGAAGCATAGCTTGTTAGTTTATTGGTTTTTTAAATGACTTGACTTAATTTAATTGGTTGGACAATATGGCTAGCGGATAGAGGATTTCAATCACTCATACATGTTGGTACTCATACATGTTGGTTTGTGAGGGGTTATAATGTTGTTTATCTCATACCTAATCAACGAATGCCAAGTGTAACAGTGTGACATATCATTTTAACTTATAAAATTCATAATTTGATCATTTaactatttttattataaattttaccATATATAAAAAgcacaattatttttttccagaatgtatattttctgattttgaaattgattttaacttaattgaaattaattctAAACATTTTAAGTTCATTTGGGGCAAATTAACCTAATTCTTCCTTCAATCCTCCTCTGTGTTTCATCTGCTTCTGTCGtgttcattttcttctttgccAGGACGTCGTATACTTTCCCGCTGTGCGTTGTGCTTGATCCTCGTGCCATCATCGTCTGCTATACTGATGGAAACATAAACAATTTCTTGTTAATATTCTTTTCTGCTATACTAATGGCAGGGGATAGAATATATAGCGTTGTTGCTATATCACGTGGATATAGATTTAGGGAATATGAAAATTGCATATGAAATTACAATTACTAAAGAAAGGCCTATAGTTGCTCGAGGCTTTTCCAGATCACATCATATAGCCTAAGTCCACTTAGGTGCTGTTCTCCCCTCTTTGAACTTACTGCACTAATCACCTCTTAGCAAAGTTTCCGGGTGGAGGGCATCCTTCATGTTCATGGTCTTCATCGTGTTCATCGAAGGGAGAGAGGAATAGTTGTAGGTAATTACAGATTTACTAAATTTGGGGATTTACTTAGGGTTTATTTAGAGTCAAATTAACTGGTGGGATTTAGTTGTGGGATAAAGTGCAAAACTTAAGAAGTTTAGGGACCCAAATTTAGAACATAAAAATTTACTAGTCAAATAGATGACATGACACCATAGCATCTTACCATTGGTCAGTATAAGGGGGGCATGACTGCTGTTTAAAACACAACCAGCATTTTTAAGTTTGCCATACAATAAAACATCACAAAGTTCAAAAGAAGAGTAATTTTTTTATGGACACAAACCTAACAATAACTACATTTACACACAACTAATCGTAAAATTACacattatattaaataaaaatttattttctcaAGTGACAGTTTTTATATCTTTTTTGGGGAGGTTGAATCGAGCTCACATCTCCTATTCTCTTGCAATTTCGCCTCTGGTACTTGGCGTGATTGTTTTAGGTGGCTTGGTTATTCCACTGTCTTGCCTAATGAGGCTCATGCTCATCTATCTCAATTCTGGTTTGGGTGCAATAAAAGTCAGAATGTTGGTTTAATGACTATTTGGCTTGCAACTATATGGACCTTGTGGTTGATTCAGCATGATAAGGTTTTTAGGCCAGATGAGATGTGCTCTGTGGACGCTTTGAAGCTTATCAAATGGAGGTCATGGCACTGGTTGTGAGCTAGTATGAGTTCGTTTGTTTATTCATTCTTTGAGTGACACTCTAATCCTGTCACCTGTCTTCAGTCCCTGTAACTTTGGAGTCTTCTTGTTGGTCGTATTTTGGAGCGTTATTTCTGTCGTTGGGCTGCTGCAAGGTTGGGTGCGAATTTTGTTTTGTATCTTCTCTGTTTTGATAGATGTTAGGTGGGGCATTTTACTGGGTTTGTCATAGTTGTACCTATGCTCTaacttttattttctattgtttgctttctttcttcactagtgttctttacccgtgcgttgcacgacgattaaatttattgtaaagatgaatcagtagtaatgtgttttaacttagtttagCCTCTTTTCAGTAAGTATAAAAGATATAGAACtgaacatatgttacaaacatgtagataAATGGACAacagtaaatatattaatttgatgaggttgtagatacctcacagtgtcaacacttgaatagtaataaaagtcaagtttttaaataatgcattacattgaaattgaaataagataaacataacaatgacagcaacatgaacccttaatcgaaattgtagtccatgattaatgataaagacttcataaccgagcttgttgtcaatcaagcatatttgagctatagaacctagaaaggaaaaaaaaaatttatcagtgccaatacaaatataaattgtgtataatttgaaagtgttaaactaaccttatagaaacgtcaatacaccttcaaattagatgatcaataaactGTTTGTTATCTTTTTTATGTTGTCAACAATAAAGAGAATAACCAAAGACTTCAGCAACATACTTTCCAAAAAAGGCGCATTCAACCCGAACTTTATtaagaaaattgagaaattaTAAAACCTTACTCATAATAATCAAAGAtggaaaaaatatgaataagaaTTAAACATTGTGTGTACCCATCTTGGTCAAGTTCAACAGTAATCCTTTTCTGCTTTGTTCCATCTTTCTCAAACTCAGTTccagcacttgcaccagtgagaattccaatcacatctgcaaaatcatagaaacattaatccaaaacccagaacagtaatttaaaaatcaaaagacTAAAAAAGAGTATATACCTATAAGAAAAGACGTATAAAGGTCCTTAAACATTATATCAGATATTGGCACAAAATTGTAAGGGCTTAAGTTGATGGCCTTGTTGGGAACCAAGCGCACAAAtgtatgaatatcaaagttgatcttgaatgggTGCGAGGTTGAACGGAAATCACGAccgctttcaccaacaccaaaaaacaaaactGATATACACGTCCTTCACTCAGCAAAGATTGGAATCGGTATATAAGAGTCTTCCTAACCGTAGCATGAATCTTACAACcctgaaattcaataaaatgagaaaatttgagatttatagtttaaaaaaaaagaacgtaatacatggtcattatgtgaaaaagtgatttaccttgtcatcataagaatcatgtccatggaaaatggaagctaggagccatataagctcggactaaGCCACAACCGGTTCACCTTTGCAACAGTAGACCAGTTCTCCTTTGAGGCATCGATGGTGGCGAGATCGTCGATAGCCATTAGAACAAAGTTTATTTCGAAGCTAATAGTTGGTAGGAAGGGATGATGAAGTTAAAGAATAGGATGAGATGATTTATATAGGAATTTGAGAATTAGGGTTACTGGTCAATGAATgttaaaaaaggaaagaaagaaaaatgttgGACGGTAATACAAATCTGATTGCAAggaggtaaattttttttttcaggtcaattttcactcttgaaattaattattatggaCAAATACCATGCGTTACACGTGAATTACTCATTCTGATGAGTAATTAAAggaaaataggaattaagattaacaTGGTGTTATTACAGTATTTAAAGTTTGACTTTTATTGCAAATCatattaatttctttcaagaattaatttctttattttcgcacaaaaaaaaaacagtgcgTATTTCTTTCAAGAACGGGTCATTAATATGGTTAtcaaaattaagtttttaaggtTTGACTTGTAAAGCAGCATTAACATGGtgtgaatgcttgaaataaaTTAACCTGTGACTTGCTCAGCAGAATTAACACTCTTTTAATTCTTGACTTCTTTTCCTTAACAGAATTAACACCTTTAATTCTTCAACACCATTAATTCTTCATTCAGTGCAAGTGCTGAATCTCAAATTCAAGGTTGTGAATATCCGTTATAAAAATAGTTTGAAGATTCAGATTCAAACAAAAAAGTTTCTGCAGCCTAAACGTTGAATTTGAGAATGTTTTCACCTTACTAAATTACCTTTTTCATGCCTaccaaaaaatcaattttttttgaaaaatgataatcaatggTATAATGGTATATGTATACAACTTTTATGTTAACAATTAATTAGGGGTTATAacccaataaaaacaaaatcatcattcaAATGACTTTGAATAATGGGCCTccataaaaaaacttaaattaaaatgaacttctactattttggtccaaaacaatcagaaggTGACACTTGTCATGCAAAGAGGGGGGGTGGGCGAGAGTCATTCTTGGAGTGCCAAACCATGGAGGTGAggctcacaaccttcctcttttctaaagtatatagatggATCTTCtagtattaatttatttttagtcaTTTAATGCTTTCATTGATCTATAagtttgaaaaatatttgataATAGAGAGAATGATGTTActcataataaataattaatgcttATAACTTCATTTAAAAATCTATGGAATATCACTATATTTCTTTTAacgaaattaaaactgaaaattaatAGCATTTATTAGTTCATGCAGTGATTAATTTGGGAATAATTTAATAATGTTTAGAAATATACACTCAATATttcacatgatttttttttaaaaaaaatattgagtgtTGGGTTAAAATATACACTATTAACTCAAATAacgaaattaaatgaaataagacAAATAagacaaataaattaaataagaaaattaagttaaatgagaaatattgattttttattttttcattttgagaaagaaaatgcaTTTACCCAACTTTAATTTTTCCTTCTAATCAGACTCACCAAATTTTGACAATGTCAAATTtggaatattttaaaaaaatggtagTATTTTTAATGTGATACTCAGGTataaaactttttttaaaaaaacttgacACATTGATTTTCCTTAGTGAAGCTCTgatgtagattttttttttttttaa
This window harbors:
- the LOC130710769 gene encoding 2-hydroxyisoflavanone synthase-like codes for the protein MLVEIALALLALALFLQFRPTPTAKSKALRHLPNPPSPKPRLPFVGHLHLLDQPLLHNSLIKLGEKYGPLYTLYFGSMPTVVASTPELFKLFLQTHEATSFSTRFQTSAIRRLTYDNSVAMVPFAPYWKFIRKVIMNDLLNATTVNKLRPLRSQEIRKVLKAMAQSAESQKPLNVTEELLKWTNSTISRMMLGEAEHVKDIVREVLKIFGEYSLTDFIWPLKKLRVGQYEKRIDEIFNKFDPVIEKVIKKRQEIIKRRKERNGELEEGEQSVVFLDTLLEYAADENMEIKITKEQIKGLVVDFFSAGTDSTAVATDWALAELINNPRVLKKAREEVDSVVGKDRLVDESDIQNLPYIRAIVKETFRMHPPLPVVKRKCVQECELNGYVIPEGALVLFNVWAVQRDPKYWKTPLEFRPERFLEEADIDLKGQHFELLPFGSGRRMCPGVNLATAGMATLLSSVIQCFELQVVGPKGQILKGSDAKANMEERAGLTVPRANSLMCVPLARSKVAAELLSS